A part of Streptomyces sp. NBC_01451 genomic DNA contains:
- the kynU gene encoding kynureninase, translating to MSELLRSKTEVASELDSRDELAKVRAQFVLDFGVTYLDGNSLGALPASVPGRLDDVVRREWGELRIRSWDESGWWTAPERIGDRIAPLVGAAAGQVVVGDSTSVNVFKAVVGAVRLAGGGRGSGRDEILVDAGTFPTDGYIAESAARMTGCTLRAIEPGAVPGELSERTAAVLLNHVDYRTGRLHDLPALTAAIHASGALAVWDLCHSAGALPVGLDEHGVDLAVGCTYKYLNGGPGSPAYLYVNQAHQERFDSPLPGWTSHADPFGMRPEYAPAPGATRGRVGTPDILSMLALESALEVWDGVGIDAVRAKSLALTDFFLECVDEYVPEGRVECVTPVAHAERGSQIALRCEDAGEVMSRLIERGVVGDFRRPDVLRFGFTPLYVGFADVERAARVLGEVVAG from the coding sequence ATGTCTGAGCTGCTGCGCTCGAAGACCGAGGTCGCCTCGGAACTGGACTCGCGCGACGAACTGGCCAAGGTGCGCGCTCAGTTCGTGCTCGACTTCGGCGTCACCTACCTGGACGGGAACTCGCTCGGCGCGCTGCCCGCGTCCGTCCCCGGCCGGCTCGACGACGTAGTGCGCCGGGAGTGGGGCGAGCTGCGCATCCGGTCCTGGGACGAGAGCGGGTGGTGGACCGCGCCCGAGCGGATCGGTGACCGCATCGCTCCGCTGGTGGGAGCGGCGGCCGGTCAGGTCGTCGTCGGCGACTCGACAAGTGTCAATGTTTTCAAGGCGGTTGTGGGTGCGGTGCGGCTGGCGGGGGGTGGCAGGGGGAGCGGCCGGGACGAGATCCTCGTCGACGCCGGCACTTTTCCCACCGACGGCTACATCGCCGAGTCCGCCGCCCGGATGACCGGCTGTACCCTGCGCGCCATCGAACCGGGCGCCGTACCGGGGGAGTTGAGCGAGCGTACCGCCGCCGTGCTGCTCAACCACGTCGACTACCGCACCGGCCGGCTGCACGACCTGCCCGCCCTCACGGCCGCGATCCACGCGTCCGGCGCCCTGGCCGTCTGGGACCTGTGCCACAGCGCGGGCGCCCTGCCGGTCGGGCTGGACGAGCACGGGGTCGACCTCGCCGTCGGCTGCACCTACAAGTACCTGAACGGCGGCCCGGGTTCGCCCGCCTACCTGTACGTGAACCAGGCGCACCAGGAGCGGTTCGACTCCCCGCTCCCCGGCTGGACCTCGCACGCCGACCCCTTCGGCATGCGGCCCGAGTACGCCCCCGCCCCGGGTGCGACGCGCGGTCGGGTCGGTACGCCGGACATCCTCTCGATGCTCGCCCTGGAGTCGGCCCTTGAGGTCTGGGACGGGGTCGGCATCGACGCCGTACGGGCCAAGTCCCTCGCCCTGACCGACTTCTTCCTGGAGTGCGTCGACGAGTACGTCCCGGAGGGGCGCGTCGAGTGCGTGACGCCGGTCGCGCATGCCGAGCGCGGCAGTCAGATCGCCCTGCGGTGCGAGGACGCGGGGGAGGTCATGAGCCGGCTCATCGAGCGGGGCGTCGTGGGCGACTTCCGTCGGCCGGACGTACTGCGGTTCGGGTTCACCCCGCTGTACGTCGGGTTCGCGGACGTGGAGCGGGCGGCCCGGGTACTGGGCGAGGTCGTGGCCGGCTGA
- a CDS encoding lipid II:glycine glycyltransferase FemX — translation MSSLYVREITREEHLAHLRQHPDASHLQIPEWGGVKPDWLPESIGWFEGEETDQGVGDAMVAAALVLYRPLPGTRRYLAYLPDGPAIDWRTPRLERWLDPLVAHLERTGAFSVRIGPPLVVRHWDAATVTAGLADPAVRHLRELPAAGIDGHALDAAERLRRLGWRPCEEDDGSGFGLGQPRYGCHIPLAGRSEDDLRAALAPHWEQALRTSELADVRVSWVSDADLPEFHRLYTATAAHDGFKARPLDYFRRMWQALNAEDDDRLRLYVAEYEDEVLSGALMINFGSRAWHSYPASGRRGRQLRPSSALLWRMLCDALASGVETYDLRSITPALTGDRLLGRLHFKTGAGGRPVEYLGEWELPVGSQGRMLQRALRIYLGRR, via the coding sequence ATGAGCAGCCTGTACGTGCGGGAGATCACGCGCGAGGAGCATCTGGCCCACCTGCGGCAGCATCCCGACGCGAGCCATCTCCAGATCCCCGAGTGGGGCGGTGTGAAGCCCGACTGGCTGCCGGAGAGCATCGGCTGGTTCGAGGGCGAGGAGACGGATCAAGGGGTGGGCGACGCGATGGTCGCGGCGGCGCTCGTCCTGTACCGGCCGCTGCCCGGGACGCGGCGCTACCTCGCGTACCTTCCCGACGGACCGGCGATCGACTGGCGGACCCCTCGCCTGGAGCGCTGGCTGGACCCGCTCGTCGCCCATCTGGAGCGGACCGGGGCGTTCTCGGTACGGATCGGGCCACCCCTGGTCGTGCGTCACTGGGACGCGGCCACCGTGACGGCGGGCCTCGCCGACCCCGCCGTACGGCATCTGCGCGAGCTGCCCGCCGCCGGCATCGACGGCCACGCGCTCGACGCCGCGGAACGGCTGCGGCGGCTCGGGTGGCGGCCGTGCGAGGAGGACGACGGCAGCGGTTTCGGCCTCGGCCAGCCGCGCTACGGCTGCCACATCCCGTTGGCGGGCCGCTCGGAGGACGACCTGCGCGCCGCCCTCGCCCCGCACTGGGAACAGGCCCTGCGCACCTCCGAGCTGGCGGACGTCCGGGTCTCCTGGGTGTCGGACGCCGACCTTCCAGAGTTCCACCGTCTGTACACCGCGACCGCCGCCCACGACGGCTTCAAGGCACGCCCGTTGGACTACTTCCGGCGCATGTGGCAGGCCCTGAACGCCGAGGACGACGACCGGCTCCGCCTCTACGTCGCCGAGTACGAGGACGAGGTGCTCTCCGGGGCGCTCATGATCAACTTCGGCTCCCGGGCCTGGCACTCGTACCCCGCGTCCGGCCGCCGGGGGCGTCAACTCCGGCCCAGCAGCGCGCTGTTGTGGCGCATGCTGTGCGACGCGCTGGCGTCCGGCGTCGAGACGTACGACCTGCGCTCCATCACCCCCGCCCTCACCGGGGACCGCCTCCTCGGCCGCCTCCACTTCAAGACGGGGGCCGGCGGCCGGCCCGTGGAGTACCTCGGGGAGTGGGAACTACCGGTCGGCAGCCAGGGCAGAATGCTCCAGCGGGCACTGCGGATCTACCTCGGCCGCAGATGA
- a CDS encoding cytochrome P450 — protein sequence MAAASDLAFDPWDPAFVADPYPAYAQLRARGRVVYYEPTNQWLVPHHADVSALLRDRRLGRTYQHRFTHEDFGRTAPPPEHEPFHTLNDHGMLDLEPPDHTRIRRLVSKAFTPRTVEGLKPYVEQLAGDLVSALVKAGGGDLLTDVAEPLPVAVIAEMLGIPESDRAPLRPWSADICGMYELSPSEETAAKAVRASEEFTEYLRELIAARREEPGDDLISGLIAAYDEGDRLTEQEMISTCVLLLNAGHEATVNATVNGWWALFRNPAQLAALRADPSLIPSAVEELMRYDTPLQLFERWVLDDIEIDGTVIPRGSEVALLFGAANHDPAVFADPGTLDLTRAENPHISFSAGIHYCIGAPLARIELAASMRALLEGAPNLGLAAEPVRKPNFVIRGLEGLSVEI from the coding sequence ATGGCAGCTGCTTCCGACCTTGCTTTCGACCCCTGGGACCCGGCGTTCGTCGCGGACCCGTACCCCGCGTACGCACAACTGCGCGCCCGGGGCCGGGTCGTGTACTACGAACCCACGAACCAGTGGCTGGTCCCGCACCACGCGGACGTCTCGGCGCTGCTGCGCGACCGCCGCCTGGGCCGGACCTACCAGCACCGTTTCACCCACGAGGACTTCGGCCGCACGGCACCCCCGCCGGAACACGAGCCGTTCCACACCCTCAACGACCACGGCATGCTGGACCTGGAGCCGCCGGACCACACCCGTATCCGCCGGCTGGTGTCGAAGGCGTTCACACCGCGCACGGTGGAGGGCCTGAAGCCGTACGTGGAGCAGCTGGCGGGCGACCTGGTGTCGGCGCTCGTGAAGGCGGGCGGCGGCGACCTGCTGACGGACGTGGCGGAGCCGCTGCCGGTGGCGGTGATCGCGGAGATGCTGGGCATCCCGGAGTCCGACCGTGCCCCTCTCCGCCCCTGGTCGGCGGACATCTGCGGCATGTACGAGCTCAGTCCGTCCGAGGAGACGGCGGCGAAGGCGGTACGCGCGTCGGAGGAGTTCACGGAGTACCTGCGGGAGCTGATCGCGGCCCGCCGCGAGGAGCCCGGCGACGACCTGATCTCGGGCCTGATCGCCGCGTACGACGAGGGCGACCGCCTGACGGAACAGGAAATGATCTCGACGTGCGTGCTCCTGCTCAACGCGGGCCACGAGGCGACGGTCAACGCGACGGTGAACGGCTGGTGGGCCCTGTTCCGCAACCCGGCCCAGCTGGCGGCGCTGCGCGCGGACCCCTCCCTGATCCCCTCCGCCGTGGAGGAGCTGATGCGGTACGACACCCCGCTCCAGCTCTTCGAACGCTGGGTACTGGACGACATCGAGATCGACGGGACGGTGATCCCGAGGGGGAGCGAGGTGGCGCTGCTCTTCGGCGCGGCCAACCACGACCCTGCGGTGTTCGCCGACCCCGGCACACTGGACCTGACGCGGGCGGAGAACCCGCACATCTCGTTCAGCGCGGGGATCCACTACTGCATTGGGGCTCCGCTGGCCCGGATCGAGCTGGCCGCGTCGATGAGGGCACTGCTGGAGGGCGCGCCGAACCTGGGACTGGCGGCGGAGCCGGTGCGCAAGCCGAACTTCGTGATCAGGGGGCTGGAGGGGCTGAGCGTCGAGATCTGA
- a CDS encoding response regulator transcription factor, with amino-acid sequence MSAPTIRVLIADDQMMVREGFSVLLNAMPDIEVVGEAVNGREAVDRVRELAPDVVLMDIRMPELNGIEATREIVAADGTAKVLVLTTFDLDEYVYQALRAGASGFLLKDASARQLAEGVRVVAAGEALLAPSVTRRLITEFSKISEAPRVMAGAQSAYGELTDRETEVLVLIAQGLSNVEIAGRLVVAESTIKTHVSRILVKLGLRDRTQAAVFAYEARLVTPG; translated from the coding sequence ATGAGCGCCCCCACGATCCGTGTGCTGATCGCGGACGACCAGATGATGGTCCGCGAGGGCTTCTCGGTGCTGCTGAACGCGATGCCGGACATCGAGGTCGTCGGCGAGGCGGTGAACGGCCGCGAGGCGGTGGACCGGGTGCGTGAACTCGCCCCGGACGTCGTCCTGATGGACATCCGGATGCCCGAACTGAACGGTATCGAGGCGACCCGGGAGATCGTCGCGGCGGACGGCACGGCGAAGGTGCTGGTGCTGACGACGTTCGACCTGGACGAGTACGTGTACCAGGCGCTGCGGGCGGGCGCGTCGGGGTTCCTGCTGAAGGACGCGTCGGCACGCCAACTGGCCGAGGGGGTCAGGGTGGTGGCGGCCGGGGAGGCGCTGCTCGCCCCCTCGGTCACCCGGCGCCTGATCACGGAGTTCTCGAAGATCTCCGAGGCGCCGCGGGTCATGGCGGGCGCGCAGTCGGCGTACGGCGAACTGACCGACCGGGAGACCGAGGTGCTGGTGCTCATCGCGCAGGGCCTGTCGAACGTGGAGATCGCGGGGCGGCTGGTGGTCGCCGAGTCGACGATCAAGACGCACGTCAGCCGCATCCTGGTGAAACTGGGCCTGCGGGACCGTACCCAGGCGGCGGTGTTCGCGTACGAGGCGCGGCTGGTGACGCCCGGGTGA
- a CDS encoding sensor histidine kinase: MTETTPTQTNPRPKTAGDGLSRSPEFRVAMEALAGLRADLLDDPFAYRPLPPRDKPGRIARVLPRRLRPYAVWAPHALVGAAGMLAMLVAFEGSRGDLIEALVITVFSLGPILLTLVRPVGAFWFSLGSIPVVAIVGQNWDGDYGSGDYPWKPASFIAHLVVLTVVAARTRPRTAAWMWTLTAAYAMCAEILFGDRYFSTNALPFLFLSALSLLVVTVLLVRRAAEQEVTAQQTVTAHERSKRTLLEERTTIARELHDVVAHHMSVVAIQAEAAPYRVENPPEELTKAFATIRENAVAALTELRRVLGVVRAEDYEAPDAPQPTLADLDGLLANVREAGLAVDKVVTGAVRELPQGVELSAYRIVQEALSNTLRHAPGASARVEIGYVLGGLGLRVVNGPAAEVSFVKQTPTEGAGHGLTGMRERVTMLGGEMTTGPAADGGYEVTVFLPVASVTDEDGTGEA, translated from the coding sequence GTGACTGAGACGACCCCTACGCAGACGAACCCCAGGCCGAAGACGGCGGGCGACGGTCTGTCGCGCAGCCCCGAGTTCCGCGTGGCCATGGAAGCGCTGGCGGGACTGCGCGCGGACCTGTTGGACGACCCCTTCGCCTACCGCCCGCTGCCCCCGAGGGACAAGCCCGGCCGGATCGCCCGGGTGCTGCCCCGGCGGCTGCGCCCGTACGCGGTCTGGGCGCCGCACGCCCTGGTGGGCGCGGCCGGGATGCTGGCGATGCTGGTTGCCTTCGAGGGCAGCAGGGGCGACCTGATCGAAGCGCTGGTGATAACCGTCTTCTCGCTGGGGCCGATCCTGCTGACGCTGGTCCGGCCGGTCGGGGCCTTCTGGTTCTCCCTGGGCTCGATCCCGGTCGTCGCCATCGTCGGCCAGAACTGGGACGGCGACTACGGGAGCGGCGACTACCCCTGGAAGCCCGCGAGTTTCATCGCTCACCTGGTGGTGCTGACGGTCGTCGCCGCCCGGACCCGGCCGCGTACGGCCGCCTGGATGTGGACGCTGACGGCGGCGTACGCCATGTGCGCCGAGATCCTCTTCGGGGACCGCTACTTCAGCACCAACGCCCTGCCCTTCCTCTTCCTCTCCGCGCTGTCGCTGCTCGTGGTGACCGTGCTACTGGTGCGCCGGGCCGCCGAGCAGGAGGTGACCGCCCAGCAGACGGTGACCGCGCACGAGCGTTCCAAGCGCACCCTGCTGGAGGAGCGCACGACCATCGCGCGTGAGCTGCACGACGTCGTCGCGCACCACATGTCGGTCGTCGCCATCCAGGCGGAGGCGGCCCCCTACCGGGTGGAGAACCCGCCCGAGGAGCTGACGAAGGCCTTCGCGACGATCCGCGAGAACGCGGTGGCCGCGCTCACCGAACTGCGCCGGGTCCTGGGCGTCGTACGGGCGGAGGACTACGAGGCTCCCGACGCCCCGCAGCCCACCCTGGCCGACCTCGACGGGCTGCTCGCCAACGTGCGCGAGGCGGGCCTCGCCGTCGACAAGGTGGTGACGGGCGCGGTGCGTGAACTCCCGCAGGGCGTCGAGCTGTCGGCGTACCGGATCGTGCAGGAGGCGCTGAGCAACACGTTGCGGCACGCGCCGGGTGCGAGCGCGCGGGTCGAGATCGGTTACGTGCTGGGCGGGTTGGGTCTGCGGGTGGTCAACGGCCCCGCGGCGGAGGTGTCGTTCGTGAAGCAGACGCCGACGGAGGGCGCGGGGCACGGTCTCACGGGGATGCGTGAGCGGGTCACCATGCTCGGCGGCGAGATGACGACGGGCCCGGCGGCCGACGGGGGTTACGAGGTCACGGTCTTCCTCCCGGTCGCGAGCGTCACGGACGAGGACGGAACGGGAGAGGCATGA
- a CDS encoding FG-GAP-like repeat-containing protein encodes MRSTTPRTVPRRRRSRAGVVPVAAALALLAGLLQLASGPAVAADSADSGEMPSVTLTGPHREWPRAVALAAADGTGYLSAGRDVGPGSLATWVGYDGSTRSTPAVHVYAYNGGFGLEGVPGTSNVYQIRRYSTGAVTRFSLSPDDRVSYVFAENRLLVSRRSGGKWTLHLLEVPKGGGQPVDRLVTGVADDFAGNVYEGASDTRGAAFWYKPADDSSPWRTVLLDFDTASVKYVPSDGFGVVESPRLAGDTVYFLAVDKAFSSIRGYVVDREHPEAPGQLVDLPDPVLRQARAIGDWVVYPANPDTTPSAIVAVPVTGGPARTVLPAANGGFVDGDDGGFYIQGGTDAEHWALQRIALGPDGTPVAEPVTPLPAVSVYEVGGVAVDQGRVLLGTERSDGSSTDLSASALSLTADGTLTAAPPQNLGDLGYEVEDPFGSPVHVTCSGECLRFTGTGEGTVRHSDDEVSAVLAASGSYSVVRAGRSQQVRDGSKVLASGDWPVVALWGNTLWAARTDLPGAAVYDRFSLPSMRKLDSLSLGNCLPSDLQVVGRYVYWSCGPGKPAGVYNQSTHVEQDVPRGYARLGDGYLVSQDEDAGKLLITYLKGAVPSNQVRTEELGPLPSPLNAPADRRGRFWNVDRFGGPVAYQTASGDVTVKWPQVTLSPLTATHSTVPTSVDVRQGGVFEGVWHLTRPTASWKLTVTTSAGAVVRTFTGGPASGRIAAAWDGRTENGTLVRTGTYRVKLTARAANGATTDTVIHDKPVSVRSPERHDFGRDGIGDLVTFDGAGRLAIQPGTGRGTVDSAHKALAGGWPAASVFVPFGDLSGDACNDLLVRDSAGRLTRYDGSCGKAFTPKSPPHRVIGTGFGGYDVLTSPGDLTGDGRADLVARDRAGVLWRYSADGEGGLAGRVRLVAGQGGYTRLVGAGDLNADGIGDMVGLDRAGVLWRWLGNGKGAFGARVRIAGGIRVDALAVAGDLSGDGRPDLVGRDGAGALWRWNGTSAGAFGTKVRIATGWQGYTGLY; translated from the coding sequence GTGAGAAGCACGACTCCGCGCACGGTGCCGAGAAGAAGACGGTCGAGGGCCGGGGTCGTCCCGGTCGCGGCGGCCCTGGCCTTGTTGGCCGGGCTGTTGCAGCTCGCGTCCGGGCCCGCTGTGGCCGCCGACAGCGCCGACAGCGGGGAGATGCCGTCCGTCACGCTGACCGGCCCGCACCGGGAGTGGCCCCGGGCCGTGGCCCTGGCCGCCGCGGACGGCACGGGGTACCTGTCCGCAGGAAGGGACGTGGGGCCCGGCAGCCTGGCGACATGGGTCGGCTATGACGGCTCGACCCGGTCGACGCCCGCCGTGCATGTGTACGCGTACAACGGCGGCTTCGGGCTGGAAGGGGTCCCGGGGACATCGAACGTGTACCAGATCCGGCGCTATTCCACCGGGGCGGTGACGCGGTTCTCCCTGTCGCCCGATGACCGGGTCAGCTATGTCTTCGCCGAGAACCGCCTGTTGGTCTCCCGTAGGAGCGGGGGGAAGTGGACGCTCCACCTGCTGGAGGTGCCGAAGGGAGGCGGGCAGCCGGTCGACCGGCTCGTGACCGGTGTCGCGGACGACTTCGCCGGGAACGTCTACGAGGGGGCGTCGGACACGCGGGGGGCCGCGTTCTGGTACAAACCGGCCGACGACTCCAGCCCCTGGCGCACCGTGCTGCTCGACTTCGACACCGCGTCGGTGAAATACGTTCCGAGCGACGGATTCGGTGTCGTGGAAAGCCCCCGCCTGGCCGGCGACACGGTGTACTTCCTGGCTGTGGACAAGGCCTTCAGTTCCATACGCGGGTACGTCGTCGACCGCGAGCACCCGGAGGCGCCCGGTCAGCTGGTGGATCTTCCGGATCCTGTCCTCCGCCAGGCCCGTGCGATCGGCGACTGGGTGGTGTACCCGGCGAACCCGGACACCACCCCCAGCGCGATCGTTGCGGTGCCGGTGACCGGCGGCCCGGCCCGGACGGTGCTGCCCGCCGCGAACGGCGGTTTCGTCGACGGCGACGACGGCGGTTTCTACATCCAGGGCGGTACGGACGCGGAGCACTGGGCGCTCCAGCGCATCGCCCTGGGCCCGGACGGGACCCCGGTCGCCGAACCGGTGACGCCGCTGCCCGCCGTCTCGGTGTACGAGGTCGGCGGCGTCGCGGTCGACCAGGGGCGGGTGCTGCTCGGCACCGAGCGGTCGGACGGGTCCAGCACCGATCTCTCGGCCTCGGCGCTCTCCCTCACCGCCGACGGCACGCTGACCGCCGCACCGCCGCAGAACCTGGGCGACCTCGGATACGAGGTGGAGGACCCCTTCGGCAGCCCCGTCCACGTCACGTGCAGCGGCGAGTGCCTGCGGTTCACCGGCACGGGAGAGGGCACCGTCCGCCACTCGGACGACGAGGTGTCGGCGGTCCTGGCGGCGTCCGGTTCGTACTCGGTGGTCCGGGCAGGGCGCAGCCAGCAGGTGCGGGACGGGAGCAAGGTGCTGGCCTCCGGTGACTGGCCGGTTGTCGCCCTGTGGGGGAACACCCTGTGGGCGGCCCGGACCGACTTGCCGGGCGCCGCCGTGTACGACAGGTTCTCGCTGCCGTCGATGCGGAAGCTGGACAGCCTGTCCCTCGGCAACTGCCTCCCGTCGGATCTGCAGGTCGTGGGCCGGTACGTCTACTGGTCCTGTGGGCCGGGAAAACCCGCGGGCGTCTACAACCAGTCGACACACGTGGAACAGGACGTGCCGCGGGGCTACGCGCGGCTCGGCGACGGCTACCTGGTCTCCCAGGACGAAGACGCCGGCAAGCTGCTGATCACGTACCTGAAGGGCGCGGTCCCCTCCAACCAGGTCCGTACGGAGGAGCTCGGTCCGTTGCCGTCGCCGCTGAACGCTCCGGCCGACCGGCGCGGCCGGTTCTGGAACGTGGACCGGTTCGGCGGGCCGGTCGCCTACCAGACGGCGTCCGGTGACGTGACGGTGAAGTGGCCGCAGGTGACCCTCTCCCCGCTCACGGCGACCCACTCCACCGTTCCCACCTCCGTCGACGTGCGCCAGGGCGGCGTCTTCGAGGGCGTCTGGCACCTGACCCGGCCGACCGCGAGCTGGAAGCTGACCGTCACGACCTCCGCCGGCGCCGTGGTGCGGACGTTCACCGGCGGCCCGGCGAGCGGGAGGATCGCCGCGGCCTGGGACGGCCGCACCGAGAACGGGACACTGGTCCGTACCGGCACCTACCGGGTGAAGCTGACCGCCCGGGCCGCGAACGGTGCGACGACAGACACAGTGATCCATGACAAGCCGGTGTCGGTCCGGTCGCCGGAGCGTCATGACTTCGGCCGGGACGGCATCGGTGACCTGGTCACCTTCGACGGCGCGGGCCGTCTCGCGATCCAGCCCGGTACCGGGCGCGGCACCGTCGACAGCGCGCACAAGGCCCTGGCGGGTGGCTGGCCCGCCGCGTCGGTCTTCGTGCCGTTCGGCGATCTGAGCGGCGACGCGTGCAACGACCTGCTCGTCCGGGACTCCGCCGGGCGCCTGACCCGGTACGACGGAAGCTGCGGCAAGGCGTTCACGCCGAAGAGCCCGCCGCACCGGGTGATCGGCACCGGTTTCGGCGGGTACGACGTGCTGACCTCGCCCGGTGACCTCACCGGTGACGGCCGTGCCGACCTGGTCGCCCGGGACAGGGCGGGTGTGCTGTGGCGGTACTCCGCCGACGGTGAGGGCGGTCTGGCCGGGCGGGTCCGGCTGGTCGCGGGTCAGGGTGGCTACACCCGGCTGGTCGGTGCCGGTGACCTGAACGCCGACGGGATCGGCGACATGGTCGGCCTGGACCGCGCGGGTGTGCTGTGGCGGTGGCTCGGCAACGGCAAGGGTGCCTTCGGTGCGAGGGTCCGGATCGCGGGCGGTATCAGGGTCGACGCCCTGGCCGTGGCCGGTGATCTGAGCGGCGACGGCCGCCCCGACCTCGTCGGCCGGGACGGCGCGGGTGCCCTGTGGCGCTGGAACGGAACATCGGCCGGCGCCTTCGGCACGAAGGTCCGTATCGCCACCGGCTGGCAGGGCTACACCGGCCTGTACTGA
- a CDS encoding alpha/beta hydrolase: MPDDAVAARAAEEERSAFSHPPVEPDATAAYGDHADQVIDFYAPRGPEPLPDDASVPLVVVLHGGAWRAPYDRRHITPFAAFLARRGFAVANVEYRRGGDAPAVAGRWPDTFDDVAAALDALPALAAAHLPQADPRRTVVTGHSAGGHLALWASARHLLPADAPWFLARPAPLRGVVALAPIADFTVAEKLDVCSAAARQLLGGEGHFAERQPYADPALLLPTGIATTLVQGRADTVVPEIVAESYADAAAKAGEVVGVTLLADVGHFPLIDPVADACAVVAEEIAQLAW, encoded by the coding sequence ATGCCGGACGATGCCGTGGCCGCGCGCGCGGCGGAGGAGGAGCGGTCCGCCTTCTCGCACCCGCCCGTCGAACCCGACGCCACCGCCGCGTACGGCGACCACGCCGACCAGGTGATCGACTTCTACGCCCCGCGCGGCCCCGAGCCGCTGCCGGACGACGCGAGCGTGCCGCTGGTCGTCGTACTGCACGGGGGTGCCTGGCGGGCGCCGTACGACCGTCGGCACATCACGCCATTCGCCGCCTTCCTGGCCCGGCGCGGGTTCGCCGTGGCCAACGTGGAGTACCGGCGGGGCGGGGACGCCCCCGCTGTCGCCGGCCGCTGGCCCGACACCTTCGACGACGTCGCGGCGGCGCTGGACGCCCTGCCCGCGCTCGCGGCGGCCCACCTCCCGCAGGCCGACCCGCGCCGCACGGTCGTCACCGGGCACTCGGCGGGCGGACACCTGGCCCTGTGGGCCTCCGCCCGGCACCTCCTCCCCGCCGACGCGCCCTGGTTCCTGGCCCGTCCCGCCCCGCTGCGCGGCGTGGTCGCGCTCGCCCCGATCGCGGACTTCACCGTCGCCGAGAAGCTGGACGTCTGCTCCGCCGCAGCCCGTCAACTCCTGGGCGGAGAAGGGCACTTCGCCGAACGTCAGCCCTACGCCGACCCGGCGCTGCTGCTCCCCACCGGCATCGCGACCACGCTCGTGCAGGGGCGCGCCGACACGGTCGTACCGGAGATCGTCGCCGAGTCGTACGCGGACGCGGCGGCGAAGGCCGGTGAGGTGGTCGGTGTGACGCTGCTGGCGGACGTCGGTCACTTCCCGCTGATCGACCCGGTGGCGGACGCGTGCGCGGTGGTCGCGGAGGAGATCGCCCAGCTCGCGTGGTGA